A single region of the Vicia villosa cultivar HV-30 ecotype Madison, WI linkage group LG4, Vvil1.0, whole genome shotgun sequence genome encodes:
- the LOC131596318 gene encoding F-box/FBD/LRR-repeat protein At1g13570-like: METKRSKSTDGTVIDVEQDIISSLPDDVIDQILTHLPIRDAVRTSVLSNKWRYKWTTLPNLVFNRECVSEAFEDSLVIRRKLLTIIDHILLLHSGPINHFHLSHIGPISVTTLDKWILYLTRSSIKELELVIRGVAQPYKLPWCLFSCQSLQYIALYKCWLNPPSTIKGFRNLKILGLDKVTMTQDAFENLISGCPVLEVLRLMSLHGFTQVNIHAPKLKFFHIFGEFEGISFENTFQLEKVIVDLSKDMNSESNQSRLQGFSNSLLNFFIHLPHLRSLMIGRYFIKCLAAGVVPVKLPTPCINLSYLNLHVRFNNLMEISVLLCLLRSSPNLQKLELYAGKTTLLEPASYSWEDIFSGPTMPLRMRHVRLEGISGTKSQLDLIKFLLLYSPVLVQMIVNPVKNVNPELLTELIRFRRASVQVEVLYNV, translated from the exons ATG GAAACAAAACGATCAAAGTCTACTGACGGAACAGTGATTGATGTGGAGCAAGATATAATTAGCTCTTTACCAGATGATGTAATAGACCAGATTCTGACACACTTGCCAATTAGGGATGCTGTGAGAACAAGTGTTTTATCAAACAAATGGAGATATAAATGGACCACATTACCAAATCTCGTATTTAATAGAGAATGTGTCTCCGAAGCTTTCGAGGACTCTTTGGTTATCAGGAGGAAGCTCTTAACAATTATTGATCATATACTTTTACTTCATTCCGGGCCAATCAACCACTTCCATCTCTCCCATATAGGTCCCATTAGTGTGACCACTCTTGATAAGTGGATACTTTATTTAACCAGAAGCTCTATCAAAGAGCTTGAGCTGGTAATTCGAGGGGTAGCGCAGCCGTATAAATTACCTTGGTGTTTATTTTCTTGTCAAAGTTTACAATATATAGCATTATATAAATGTTGGCTTAATCCTCCGTCGACAATTAAAGGCTTCAGGAACTTGAAAATTCTTGGTCTGGATAAGGTTACAATGACTCAAGATGCGTTTGAAAACTTGATATCCGGATGCCCCGTGCTTGAAGTTTTGAGATTGATGAGTTTACATGGTTTCACCCAAGTTAATATTCACGCGCCAAAGCTGAAGTTTTTTCACATCTTCGGTGAATTTGAGGGTATAAGCTTTGAAAACACTTTCCAATTGGAGAAGGTAATTGTTGATTTAAGTAAGGATATGAATTCTGAAAGCAATCAAAGTAGATTGCAGGGATTCTCCAACAGTTTGCTCAACTTTTTCATTCATCTACCTCACTTACGGAGCCTGATGATCGGTAGATATTTTATTAAG TGTTTGGCTGCTGGTGTTGTGCCTGTAAAGCTTCCTACACCTTGTATCAATCTAAGTTATCTCAACTTACATGTACGTTTCAACAACTTGATGGAAATTTCGGTTCTTCTTTGCTTGCTCAGAAGCTCACCTAATCTTCAAAAATTAGAATTATAT GCGGGGAAGACTACCCTTTTAGAACCAGCCTCCTATTCCTGGGAAGATATCTTTTCAGGCCCAACCATGCCGCTCAGAATGCGACATGTGAGGTTAGAAGGCATCTCTGGTACCAAATCTCAATTAGATTTAATCAAATTTCTACTTTTATATTCTCCTGTGCTAGTGCAGATGATTGTGAACCCGGTTAAAAACGTCAATCCGGAGTTGTTGACTGAACTAATTCGGTTCAGAAGAGCATCGGTACAGGTTGAAGTTCTTTACAACGTGTAA